The region AGCCCTGGGCCTGCCCACCGAGGAGGCCGCGCGCGTCGCGCTGCGCACCCAGCAGGTGGTGGCCTACGAATCGGGCGTGGCCCATACCATCGATCCGCTGGCTGGGTCGTACTACATTGAGGCGCTCACGAACGCTATCGAGGAGCGGGCCAGGGCGTACCTGGAGAAGGTCGAAGCCCTGGGCGGGATGCTGCGCGCCATCGAACGCGGCTACGTGCAGCAGGAGATCCAGAACGCTGCCTATGAGTATCAGCGCGCAGTGGAAGACGAGGAAGCCATCGTGGTGGGCGTGAACCGCTTCACGGTGGAGGAAGAACGCTCGGTGCCGGTGCAGCGCGTGGACGAAGGGCTGGAACGCCAGCAGGTGGAGCGGCTGCAGGCGCTGCGCGCGCGCCGCGATGCAACCAAGTGGAAGGCGGCGCTGGCGGCAGTGCAAGCCGCCGCCGGTAGCGGCGACAACCTTATGCCTCGCATTCTCCAAGCGGTGGAAAGCTACGCCACGGTGGGGGAGATCTCCGACGCCATGCGCAGCGTGTTCGGAGAGCACAAGGAGACGGTGGTCATCTGACCTGTGAGCTGTGATCTGCGAACTTCGAACTGCGATGGGAAAGGCGGGACGTGACGACGTGTTTCCTTATCAGCATTGCTCAAACCGTCCCTGATCCGAATTCAAACGAGCCGAGTGACAGGCAAGCGGTTTCTCAGTATTGCGCC is a window of Terriglobales bacterium DNA encoding:
- a CDS encoding methylmalonyl-CoA mutase family protein, encoding AMRIITDMFAWANREVPEWNVISISGYHMREAGSTAVQEVAFTLGNAMTYVEAAQRAGLEVDRFAPRISFFFNAHNNVLEEVAKYRAARRLWARIMRERFQAKNPRSEMLRFHTQTAGSTLTAQQPEINIVRTTLQAVAAVLGGTQSLHTNSYDEALGLPTEEAARVALRTQQVVAYESGVAHTIDPLAGSYYIEALTNAIEERARAYLEKVEALGGMLRAIERGYVQQEIQNAAYEYQRAVEDEEAIVVGVNRFTVEEERSVPVQRVDEGLERQQVERLQALRARRDATKWKAALAAVQAAAGSGDNLMPRILQAVESYATVGEISDAMRSVFGEHKETVVI